cttgaagatcaccagtgacttaactctgtccttgaagatcaccagtgacttgactctgtccttgaagatcaccagtgacctgacttgactctggaaggtcaacggtaactagtcctgactctggaaggtcaatggtgactagttcTGACtcttgaaggtcaacggtgactaaccctgactctggagggtcaatggtaactagtcctgactcaggaaggtcaacggtgactagccctgactctggaaggtcaaaggtgactaacccttactctggaaggtcaaaggtgactaaccctgactctggaaggtcaaaggtgactaaccctgactctggaaggtcaaaggtgactaaccctgactctggagggtcaaaggtgactaaccctgactctggaaggtcaaaggtgactaaccctgactctggagggtccacgagcacctgactcaactctggaaagtcaactggcacctgactcgactctggaaggtcaacaggaactagccctgactctggaaggtcaacgatgactgaccctgactctggaaggtcgacggtaggggtgctccgatcacgatcggccgatcgttatgcgcatcttgtcagtaaagccggttctctaatcagcggttaattccatcaggtgcgtgatttcacatagagcagctgttactacacagagccgttgttaactgagaagatgcgcaaatccacgttaattttcagcgtttattggcgcatcttctcagttaacaacggctctgtgtagtaacagctgctctatgtgaaatcacgcacctgatggaattaaccgctgattagagaaccggctttactgacgagatgcgcattaacgatcgtccgatcatgatcggagcacccctagtcgacggtgactaaccctgactctggaaggtcaacggtgactaaccctgactctggaaggtccatgagcacctgactcgactctggagggtccacaagcacctgacttgactctggaggatcaacgagaatatgactcgaatctggagggtcaaccggaatctgacttaactctggagggtcaacggaaacctcactcaactctggagggtcaacgggaacatgactcgactctggaaggtcaaccggaacctgactcaactctggggggtcaacggaaacctgactcaactctggagggtcaacgtgaacctgactcaactctggagggtcaacgggaacatgactcgactctggaaagcctactgtagctgccatcctctgcagtggctccgggctggtggccgccttgtgcagtggcgctgggttggtggacatcttgtactgtggcactagctcagcagacgtgacgtgaacagtctctggataGGCAGACGTGATGTGAACACTCCTCggaatctctaggattttggacagcatggagaaataatccaaaaatgtctcAGCGGCCattctgggcattggcgctggactggcggccgtCTTGCATCGTGGCACGGGGCTGGCGACCACTCTTTGCTGCGGCGCTGgggtggcgtccatcttgcctcgtgacgCTGAGTTGGCaaccatcttgcatcgtggcactAGGCttgtgaccaccttgtgctgatgtgctgggctggcggccatcttgtgccgtggcgctggacttgcggccatcctgggcagcggcGCTGAGCCGGCGGCCATTATGCGcagcggtgctgggctggcggccatcctgtgcaacggcgctgggctggcggccatctcgtGACGTGGCGTTGGATCAGCAGACGTACGCTTCCTTTCTCCTTTCCGTCCcccatggtgagacggcggctccgatccgttccacacgagcccagggtcgaaggggggccatggtggagagcaaTGCCGAACCTCCTCTCTACCACTAACTCCCTTGCGACCTCCCCTATGGTCCCACGGAAAACCACCAGGTGGGCTCCCTCAAAACCattcctctcccgctcggtggctggggaggaaacatgaacagacataccgctggatctcagtgatggagtccttctgtgacgatcgcgaccagtgaaacacagggagagagagagccaaATGCAGGTATTTATtgaggggtaatccaaatcgtcgTAAAcacaagccaaggtcaaaaccaaaaagcagtccaaaacaaacaaacaaatgaggggacaggaaagggaacggGAAGatgaggaatctcggaggacgagaagacactgaagaatctcggaggacgagaagacaacATGGAaagtatttatagggaggctaatgacaattaagtgaatgcacctggtgcaattagcaggagtgcaattactgtgatgacaggacaagactagtggaatactagtgcctatggtgaagtgcctaaggggaagtgagcccactagtggagacccagggaaacagagactagacagcatgACAGATCTTTTTTGCTTTGTTTGGAGGTTTGGTTTCTTCTCAGACAAAGAGCtttgattattattactattgcacagaatgtgtgtgttaaaaaaaaacatccctaTATGCTTAGATGCAGAACTTGCACCATGCATTCACATTCACACTAACAACCATCCTGAACACACTTGCAAAAACCTAGCAATGCCATAGCAATAATATAGAATAACTTAGCAACCACTTTTACACAGGCAAACTCCTCtttttcaaacacataaaaatccaTCTTGCTTTGAAgtcttacatttttaaaaccttcGTTCAATGGCTGGTGAAGGCTGAGTACTGGTTCAAATGCTGATTATTGCTTCACTAAAAATAAGAGAAGACTGCCCTAGTTTTctacttttatttttagaaacagcaacattacacttCAAAAGAAGCCTGTATTCAGCTGTAACACTGCCATTCATCTGTTCCTTAGTTCTTAGTTTCAGAAACTCCTTGtgactaaagtaaaaaaaaaaaattaagggtacataaaggcattttaagaTGAGTTTTAGTAAAAATGGCTGACAAATCATAAATACAATATGATTGAATTGTTTATCACTCATACCCAATAGCTGATACCAAACTGATATGGTGTcgagtgtgaggtgacaatggcacacaaagtttggtgtcaatatatCAAAATTGGCCTCAGATGCAGTTTGTCATTATGCCATCAAATTTGTTTATGCAGTGAACGAAAACTGTTTTGTCTACTGACACAAAATCTATCAATTTTAGCTGGCATGGTCtaaagatttggagaaaattggagaaaactgtctcaggttatgtATATGAAAAGTCAACTATTTGTAGTATATCTATAGTTAGACCACCGCTTCAGAAAGTTAGCTATGTAGGTCTAAAAAATTTTCTTAAATCTAGCATTGTAtgttaatatttatgtttatgttaacCTGCGAGACACAACATCTAGTTCCAATGTATGTCTACACATGtagcggaatgacaataaagctggacttgacttgactttgaaaaagaaggttttcaaACATAAATCTAAATGGTGGACAACAAGTTCCATTTATGGCATAATTGGTATTGATGTTCTCTGCATTATCCAAGGAATCTACAAGATCAGTCTCATGTCAATCGACAAAAATAATCCAAAGTTATTAGCATGTTTTGGATTTTTGACCACAAGTGAGCGCTGCCCTGAAACTTTTTGTAACACCCTTTTTGTCGAATTTGTTCGTGTGTTATCTGAGAACTGTTTAACTAATCAACTTTATTGTCTGTATGGTCTGAAAatgatttggttttattttcatgaaaataagcGCAATAGCATAGAAAGAGTTCTAAaaggtttttatttgtattttttataatagcaTTCTAAAATCTATTTATCCATTTTATCCTGCCCGATTACGCTTCTGCACTAAAACAGATAACTTACTGTTTTAACCTGTTTACCCTTTGCACAATATTGCATAGACACAAATTGAGTCTGTATTTATAGTTCCCTGTGAAGTGTTGTATTTAGCCTGTGTCTACTGGTTATGTGTGTTAATTATTGGTCTTGTAAAGACCTGTCATGCATTAAACATCATCTGCATTGTGGCTCCAGAGACTGTATTTAGCTTTATTTCTCTGCCACACAGACGAGAAAGGACATGACTAACTTAACTGACAAACATCTGTTGCAAACACACTCAGGGGAACTTTTTGCTTGCAAGCAGCTAATTTTGTTGATGCAAATGTAAAGCTTTGCATACATAATGGTCAACAGCCAGAAGCAAAAACAAAGGACTGAAGTGAAATGAGCACAACTTTGCAAACCACCATGGCTGACATGAACAGGGATGAATGAAATTGTTTTCTTACATGTAATCCACAATTTGTTGACCCTGAAACAACCTTTCTCTTTTTCGTTCTCCCTCCATCAGAGATGTTCTCTCATCCTCAAATGTGCTTGTGTCTGGGGATGAAATCAAAGCCGAGCTTGTGTCGCTCCCTGTGCTGTCAGAGAGAAAGATCGTGATTGAGAGTCACCATTGAGAGCTGAACTGCATTATGGGTAAGAACAAACAGAATTGGCAACAAAGTGTAGCCCTCAATTCCCAATGTGTCTCATATGATTCAGTTTTATCTTGATGGTGTAgttttaaaaatcaataataacacGAGAAGATGAATTGACCTAGATTGATCCAAAGCAGGCAGATTCACACTTTGTGACTTACTTTTCATTCAGTTATCCAGAGGCAGTATCTTTTAAGTTGAGTATTTATATGTTGTCTGACTGGATTCCGTTCATGTAAAAGTATAAATGTTGTTTGACTGTTGAATATGCCACTATGCTCCCTAAATGATTATAAATTAACAAGACCTAAGCCTCACCCTCAGTTCACTGAATGGCTTATAATAGAGTTATCATGAATGCAGTCTTCACAAACAAGCACTGACAGACAAGTGACAAGCTCTTCATGATCCATCTGTCACTTGAGCCAAACATGCCTGAGTAGGTGGAACAgcctacacacacaaaaaataatatgCGTAGGCATATACAACCAGTAACAcagtgagagaaaacagagaggTGTGAAATTAATCAGTGTGCGTTGAGGTCCCGGGATCATCAAAAGGATGACATTTAGGAAACTGTCTATTCAGTGTCATGTCACTGATCCAATTCAAGTCAAGTCGAGTCACCTTTGTTTATAAAGTGCTTtatacaaaacagattgtgtcaaagcacctCTACATTAAAATAGTGTGTTGCTAATTTAGGAGGACAACAGTAAACACaacatttttcagttaaagtcagttcatttttgattcagtgatgtcaccaTTCAACTCAGTTCTCTCCAAACAGTGTCTGTACAATCAATCTGAAAATAAGTTGATGAGGTCTAGCTGACGAGGTCTTCACAGAGGATCTGTCTCTAGGGCTCATTTATTTGAGATGGTCTATGCTGACATTCAGGGTTGTAGAAGTCGTCTCAAGgggctgatccaccatctggtctggatacggaCTGGTTCTGGGTGACAGCTGTGACCATCTGATCTTGATACAGTCTGGATCTGgttggctacagtgacctcggaataagaatgaaacatactaatattagtgtagatgcaaTTCTTCTTATGGTGTAACAAGTAGaccgggtgttatgggaagttttcTCGGTTCCGGTTTACGGATAATTTAGTTTAAttactaattaatgcagcctaacaatcctttaacagatttgaattataaaaatgtgatAGTGTGTCATGTGTGTGcctggttaaagagatgggtctttctttaatctagatttaaactgacagagtgtgtctgtctcccAAACAATTACAGGTAGAATGTTCCAGAgttaaataggaaaatgatctgccgcagttgatttttatattttgagaTTTGAAGGACTATAATATGATAAGAGCTTGCTCAAGTcctgaggagctaaaccattcaggactttataagtaattagcaagattttaaaatgtatacactaTTTTATAGGgatccagtgcagtgttgacagaaccagagTAATATGACCATACTTCTGGGATATAGTAAGAACTTTTGCTGgtgcattttgaacaagcttgattttgtttattaagcgtgcataGCAAACATccaataaagcattataataaCCTTactttgaggtcataaacgcattaattaatgtttctgcatttgacattgaaagcataggtcataatttaggtacattttaagatggaaaaatgcagtttcaaaAGAAAGATAGCTTTCAAATAGCACACCcagattcctaactgatgatgaagaattgacagagccaTCAAATGTTAGACAGCttattacatgcagaggtttctggtccaataattaactattaaataaataattaattaattaatcgtttttcagaatttagcagaagGAAATTACTGGTTATCCAGTtctttatatcaactatgcactTCATTAGTTTTGCGAATTAGTTTTGGTATGTTTTGTCAGGCCGAGAAGAAATACAGAAGTATCATAAGCATGACAGTGAAAGCTAGCACCAGGtctcctgatgatatctcccaagagtAACATGTGAAGCGTGAAAAccaatggccctagtactgagccttgtggtatcccatactgcacttgtgatcgatatgatacttcTTTATTtactgctacaaattgatgacGATCAGATCAGAAGGCCGTCATAATTGTCCAGACTATTCCAAAGAATGTTGTGGAtgatagtgtcaaacgcagcactaagattcaGTAGCAATATTAGATACAAcaatgatcagatgataagagcaggtaatttgtaactctaatgagaTCAGTCTCAGTACTTTTTCTCTCTAGGAAGGAAAATTGTTGTGAGGATACTGCCTTTTGAAGTATCTTTGACAGAAAATGGAGATTTGAGATCTGTCTATAATTTACTAATTCTCTAAGAttgagttgtgttttttttttaatgagaggcttaataacagccaatttaaaggtttttgggacatatcctaatgataaTGATGAGGTAATAAAATTCAGAAGAGTTtttatgacttctggaagtacTCCTTTTAttagcttagatggtatagggtctaataaACATATTtgctggtttagatgatttaacaagtttataaaattcttcctctcctatatcagagaatgagtggaattgttcctcaggggatctgtTGTGCACTATCTGATGTGATACTATAGGTGACGGctacattgtatttattttatctctaatagtattgattttggAAGTGAAGAAGTTCATAAAGTCACTACtactgtgctgttgggaaatgtctgcatctgttgatgctttatttttcattaattttgccACTGTATTGAACTAATACCgtgattgtgtttgtttttcttctaaaaaaaaaaagtaagcagatctagcagttttttatgctttttatttttttctgtagggGGAAATACTTTCCCTCggtgcaatatgaaatacctctagttttgttttctttaagctgtgctccatttttcggactGCTCTCTTTAAGGCCTGAGTTTGCTCATTATACCTTGGTGTCTGACTGTTGATCCACATAtgaaccctattttttttttcaaaagatagAGAACCCAAAACAAGGTTCTTGTTTTGTTCACAgagttttgttaaataaatatagaGGAAGGAAAATGTGCTATTTTCTGATTCTAAAGTTTAAGATGGTCAATATATATAGCAATATCACAAGAGCATTAGTACTGAAACTCTAGATACATAGACTGACATGTCCTTTACATGCAATCTGCTAGCAGCCACATTATTTACTATATGCTGATTCTGCAGTCAATGAGCTTGCCTGCTCAACATTTAAAAAGTCTGGTCCTGTGTATGTGGTAAGCTGGTTTTGTAGCGTGCTATCAGAgctcctctgaaaccctccacctcccccagctaTACCTGTCTAGATTTGCTAGGGGGGTTATGTATGCCTTTTTGTGTAGCAGCAGCAAAGTTACATTtatactaaaacaaataaaacaagaattCTCCCTAATTTATATAGGCTAACTGAGACATAGTAATTCAGAAAAGACATTAAATACCACATACATGGACTCAAAACTTGTTAGAAATCAGTTCcttcacaataaaaacacaaacaaaaaacaaatcactaaaatgaatcagactttccaATGTTACTCATGTCATGAGCGATAGATTGCTGAACCATTTCCACATCATTACTATATTCTGGTAGCTTTAGACTGTCATCTGTCTTCAATGTGGACCAGTGCCACCTTGGTCTTTATGAATCAACAGTAATACAGAGTCACAGAATATTTTAAGTTACTGTCTGTTTCTGCTCCAAACTAATTCAAAGCAGAACACAGtagtgttcttttttatttttgattaaccAGTGTTCAGAggatttgaacaaatcatttgaatgtAGGATTCACTCGTAAAGCTAATTATTTTCACCATCTGTTGGTGTAatgatgtaacctgcagaaagaaTGACTAAAAAATCCCTAccactaataattttttttgcatgcaatACAAACCAACAGACAAACATGCTCAAATGgagaattcatttaaaaaataaagactttgaAACGATTTGAAATATACATGTTTGTGGTCATTTAAGGGATTTTCTTTAGCTACATAATTCGACaagcttttaaaattaattattattattattattattaagatactGTACATTAATATTAAGAGATGTTATACTTTTAGGTCACATATAATACATGTGTATTGGAATCAGGAAACTAGGTCAAACTAAAGACAGGAACAAGGATGctcaaactaaatgaaaacagaacataATCCTGACAGTATGTTGTTCAACTGTATCTAGCTCAAATGACTTCAGCCTATATTCTCATAATGCACAATTATGATTTCCTGtaatgctcaaacacacacacttacatgcaGATACATGCCTGCAAATGGAGAGCTTCCCATAAAGGGATTGTGTAGGTATCATTCTTTCTTAAGaatcaatttattttcttttgtgttccttcATCTCCCAAATGATTGAAAATACTtagtaaatattttctttttaaaaggtGAACAATGTTTTATCCTGATAGGAAAAGCCTTTCCTATTCAAATCTTGAATAAACCTGTTCTGTACTATGAATGTAATAAAGTACATTCAGACTTATTAAAACATACTACAgtacacacatatgcatgcatacttgattgaaaaaaactgttcatgcTAGCACAAAAAggaaatatgcacacacacacacaaccatcttTAACAGCATGTGTCAACAATTAAAGGATGGCATTAGTGTATTTGATTGAAATGACATTTAGCAGGTCTGCCAAGAGGTTAATGGAGAAGAAAAACACCTTTAGTAGAAAGAAAGATGGAGGTAGAACATAACAAGTGAGAGggagaacataaaataaaaacataactaTTTTCTGTGGTTTAAAACAGACTGCATTGACACATTTTGCAACACTCATATGAGGGAGTTAAATAAAAACTCTCCTTGTTGATACTTGAAAGATGCAGAAATGATACTTTTTAATACAGTATTTCACCATATATGGTAAGATAAATTAAAATCGACAAGGTTCTTACtacattatttttacagtttcttCTGTGAAAATTACAAACACTTTGACAGTGTTGAACAAcctaagtgtttttatttttgggtgacttGCTCCTTTAATTTCTGCTGACTGCAAGATAGGAGGATattaaatatgtgtatgtttgcacACGTTTGTGCATATGTGTAAATGGAAGTGTTTCCTCTTTATCATCTCACCTGGCTTTATTTGGGGAAATGAGGGGAAGATAAACGTGACTCTTTCCCTTTAACTACAGAAAGAAACTTCACTAAAGTACCGTTTTATACCCTTAATagaatattaaaaagtaaaatagatCTCACTAAAAGGcatgaacaaacaaaaatgtaagcTTGAGACTGCAGCTCTGAGGATAATGATGATGAGGAGCATGCAGCTGAGAGCTGTTGCTAATCAGGCTCCAGCTGAACCAGGTTAAGTGCCACTATCTGTGTCTGATGTAACCAAACCCCTACATTTAACCATCTCTATAGTTACCGAGCACAAGCACAGAGCGGTTTTGACTGAAGTGGAAAAGAGATAAAAAGGAAAACAATGACATTAACTGAGGCCAGGCAATGCAAATCTGGAAATGGCCTACTGGCAGTAGAGTCCCTTTATTCAGGgtttaaattcataaaataaacagGTTGAGTTTCATGTTTTAATACTTAGCACGGTGAATGAGATGTTTTCGAAGgagtagttcacacaaaaatgaaaagctGTTTGTACATTCACCATTCACGGGCATAACAATGTAAtactaaatctgttctgatgaacacATTTTTATCAAGTAAATTTCAGCATCAACTGTaaccaaatttttatttttgagtaatgTGTTCCTTTATTATTGAAGTGCTAGATGAAATCATTGCAAGTAGAGTGCATATCATGTTGGCATGGGTTTTCTGGATCAGTGGGCAGACAGTGGCCGTCCCATGCTGTGGACTGAACTCAATTCATCAGGGTCATGTTAATCACAGAGAGGTCATCATGCTCCATGGGCAACTTAATCTGTTCATACCCCTTTATCTTTAGGACTCAATGCTCTTATACACAAGGACACTGTGGTCAGCCTCACTGAACTCACTGGTTCGTAATCATCTTATTCCCTCATGCCttgtttgtgtgttgttttttacactggactcagaaattgctagtacattTCAAAATGACTACAAGGAAATAGCTACACATTGCATTTaacatgaaattttaaataaaaaaaaaggccagCACAAGACCAGCATTTCTAGCAAAAACTCCTccaataatgtttgttttattcgcaactaCAACCTGATTTGAGCTTCGTGATTGACAGGATCAAATGAATATGCTCCTCCAAAACAAAATTCTCATTATTCCCTGTCATTTTGGGAATAATAGGGGTATTGAGCAGAGAAGAGAActtataaaatacacaaaacaatgcaaaaatagTTTCTAAGAAAGCATTTCTCTGAGCTGAATGGTGTGAATAGAATAGATTATGAAGGGATTAAACAAAGGAAAACACAAACTCAGCAGCTATCTaatattaatctttatttaaacttaccaaataaatgaataataaaaaaaagaaaaaaaggtgtaCATATTAAGACCAAGTTTAATATCAATTCATTTTTACAATGATGAAATTGAAACTCCTAGTTATTTCCAGATTtccaattattaatttaaaaaggaCTAAAAGTCACAACTGTCAATgcatgccattaaaaaaaaagaagaagaaaaaacttatGATAGCAATGGGAAGTGGTGAACACAATGCTTTAGTTACAGGATTACGTAAATATTACAGTagacaaaatgtgatttttaaaatatagactatacaCATTGATACACATCAATGCAGTTTCACTATGGGGTTTAGATATTAAGAAAATATCATGAGTGCAATGTATATTGTGAAGTGGTTTAAGAATCAGTATTACTACAACATCTTAACTATTATTGTTAAAATAGAGATTATGTTAATTGAAGTGATTTATGCCTGTACAGTATGTGCAATACTCACAGTCACAATATCACAGTTGGCCTCCCCAGTATTTCCCAGCATTATTTGGCTTATCTTCCATGCCTGTTGTACGGTTCAAACTAGTTTTATAATACTCAAGGATAGGTGTCTGTTTGAATTCCTAACCCCAAGACAGAAAATAGTAATAGTACACAATGCTGGTAGCCAGAGGTTGAATTGAGCTGTCTACAAAAGCAGTCTCTGTTTGGAATCCAGTGTGGGACTCTTGCAGTTGTTTGAAAATATTGTGTATGTGCACAAACGCCTCTAATAATTTCAAGTCTGCAGAAAGTCATTTGAGATATAAGGAAGTCCTTGTCCTCAggctgactgacagacagacatgtTTGAAGTTCAGCAGAAGTTATTCCTCACAAGCCTCAGCCAGATAGTGTGAAGAGAGGATGGGGTCTCCTCGCATAAAGTTTTCAGCCGCAGAGCATGTAATGAATCATTTTCACATAAATGCAAGATTCACAGTGGTCACTGCAATCTTTTTAGACTATGCATTCACAGGCTTCTATGATATATCAAAGAGCAGGGCATAATAACAAATCAATACATCTCTCACTAGATTGGACTGGATATGCAAAGTGTCCAAATACTATTTTGAATATTTGCAAAGTGTCCAAATACTATTTTGTATCACTTTATGATCTTATATTTCTcacatattaaattaatttaattaaatcaaaattgtacatacatttatttgataagtaGCCATGTATTAAGTGAACTAATATAATCAGCTGGTCAAAACATAAGGCAATACTGGCTATCTGACCGTACATTTCTTACTTGAGATCCAGGAACtgtgttttttataaatttattttgaacaatattCTGCACATTCATATTTTTCAACTGCCCataaaattctttttttcttttttttttggatgtcaTCCATATTCTACACATTTTCAGTATATTCTCAGACATAAATGTAGAGAATACTGTACATGGATGCAGCAGTTTTATAACCAGAATTTCTGCATCAGGAAAAACAAACTAAGCCTTCAAGTCTGAAGGGAATGTAAGACTGTTAAAGCCACTTTCCACGGATAAAATGTATCACAAGTTTAATCTTAAAAAGTACAAAAGACTTTCAAGTGTCTTTTTAAAGCCATGAATGTGTTATGAAGAGTGCTTAGATGTAGCATTGTGAGCTCTTTTCTTATTCACACCTGTCTGCCAGATTGGCTGCTTGTGTTGCTTTGTGAGAAAATGTTGTGAGAACCAAGACTTGTGATAATGATAGACTTATTTATTAACGTATTTATTAGATTTCAGTTATGCTCAGCTGCCCCTGATGTTTCCAGGCTGCTGCACTTGACTTCATCTGAGGGGAGAAAATGCAtgcaattaatttataaatgaactTCTCTTAACTGAAACACATACTGTATAAGCAGACTTCAGgaagtgtatatttatttgttccTCTTTAGATCATTGCACACTGTAGTGTGGGTTATTGTTAATACCAATAATGAGAGAATACACACCTTTTTCCTGAATTATTGTCTTACACACCTGTACTCTGGCTGTGTGATATCTGGGTTTGTGAAGCGGacatgggtgtgtgtgtttggccgGAAGGGTCTGTGCTTCTCAGGTCATCTGGAGGCCAACGTAACTCTCCACTCTCCACCTCTCCCTCTGTGGGCTCCACTACGATGGAGGGCAAGCGCTTGAACACCTTGGGGTGGCGCTCCTGTGTGTCTGGGAAAATCTGAAAATGGAGGATGATAGATTTTATCTGTAAGAGAGATGCTGAATGTTCCACTTACAGCCAGTTTAttggcttaaaggaatagttcagcccgATAATGTAAATCTGTTATTACACTCAACACGCATTTGGtctaaacttgtatgactttcattTTTCAGTGGAACAAAAGAGGGAGTTTTTGAAGAATAACTTGGCTGTTTTTGAtatattgaaagtgaaagtagaCCAGGGCTGTCAAGCAACAAAAGGGCTGACAAAACATCAAAAAACTGTCCATACACTAGCTTTGAATGAAAGACATTCAGCAAATAACATCTTGAATTCCAGTCAATtattcacacaaagctattgcaTGACATCAGAAGACTTGGGATATAGCAAAAGAGTCATAtaga
Above is a genomic segment from Carassius carassius chromosome 30, fCarCar2.1, whole genome shotgun sequence containing:
- the LOC132110903 gene encoding protein LBH-like, translated to MTDIMNNPEHSREDFTVSDTAEQGVSFQIFPDTQERHPKVFKRLPSIVVEPTEGEVESGELRWPPDDLRSTDPSGQTHTPMSASQTQISHSQSTDEVKCSSLETSGAAEHN